From the Streptomyces sp. KMM 9044 genome, one window contains:
- a CDS encoding AMP-dependent synthetase/ligase → MSDTQTLIENRPPSVATLFLERVAATPDAEAYRYPVPPASGGGPDDWKCLTWAEAAERVNAIAAGLIELGVNPEERVALASATRVEWVLADLGIMCAGAATTTVYPQTNIEESAYILSDSDSRVLIAENAEQVDKVAAKRAELPHLGHVVVIDAAGVETDDWVISLAELERRGTARLERDAGLVKERVAAITKDQLATLIYTSGTTGRPKGVRLPHDNWAYMAKAIAATGLVHADDVQYLWLPLAHVFGKVLTSGQIEVGHVTAVDGRVDKIIENLPVVQPTYMAAVPRIFEKVYNGVAAKARAGGGAKYKIFQWAAGVSREYAKVTQDNFRRTGTASAPFGLTAKHNVADKLVYAKIRDAFGGNLRACVSGSAALAPDIGYFFAGAGIHILEGYGLTESSAASFVNPGEAYRTGTVGKPLPGTEVRVADDGEILLRGPGIMEGYHGLPEKTAEVLESDGWFHTGDIGELSPDGYLRITDRKKDLIKTSSGKYISPAEVEGQFKAVCPYVSNILVHGADRNYCTALIALDEVALAAWAQENGLEGKPYAEIVAAPATVEMVDGYVKQLNEGLQRWQTIKKFRVLPRDLDIEHGEITPSLKLKRPVVEREYKHLIDEMYAGAREA, encoded by the coding sequence TTGAGCGACACACAGACTTTGATCGAGAACCGGCCGCCGAGCGTGGCGACCCTCTTCCTGGAGCGTGTCGCCGCCACACCGGACGCCGAGGCGTACCGCTATCCCGTCCCGCCCGCCTCGGGCGGGGGACCCGACGACTGGAAGTGCCTCACCTGGGCCGAGGCCGCCGAACGGGTCAACGCCATCGCGGCCGGCCTGATCGAGCTGGGCGTGAACCCGGAGGAACGGGTGGCGCTCGCGTCCGCCACCCGGGTCGAATGGGTCCTCGCCGACCTCGGCATCATGTGCGCGGGCGCCGCCACCACCACGGTCTACCCGCAGACGAACATCGAGGAGTCCGCGTACATCCTGTCGGACTCCGACAGCCGGGTGCTGATCGCGGAGAACGCCGAGCAGGTGGACAAGGTCGCGGCGAAGCGCGCCGAGCTGCCCCACCTCGGCCACGTCGTGGTCATCGACGCGGCCGGCGTCGAGACGGACGACTGGGTGATCAGTCTCGCCGAGCTGGAACGCCGCGGCACGGCCCGGCTGGAGAGGGACGCCGGGCTGGTCAAGGAGCGGGTCGCCGCGATCACCAAGGACCAGCTGGCCACCCTCATCTACACCTCGGGCACCACCGGCCGCCCCAAGGGCGTCCGCCTGCCGCACGACAACTGGGCGTACATGGCGAAAGCGATCGCCGCGACGGGCCTCGTGCACGCGGACGACGTGCAGTACCTGTGGCTGCCGCTCGCGCACGTCTTCGGCAAGGTGCTCACCTCGGGCCAGATCGAGGTCGGCCACGTCACCGCCGTCGACGGTCGTGTCGACAAGATCATCGAGAACCTGCCGGTGGTGCAGCCGACCTACATGGCGGCCGTCCCGCGCATCTTCGAGAAGGTCTACAACGGGGTCGCCGCCAAGGCGCGGGCCGGCGGCGGAGCCAAGTACAAGATCTTCCAGTGGGCCGCGGGCGTATCCCGCGAGTATGCCAAGGTCACCCAGGACAACTTCCGCCGCACCGGCACCGCCAGTGCCCCCTTCGGCCTCACCGCCAAGCACAACGTCGCCGACAAGCTGGTCTACGCCAAGATCCGCGACGCGTTCGGCGGCAACCTGCGCGCCTGCGTCTCCGGTTCGGCGGCCCTCGCGCCCGACATCGGCTACTTCTTCGCCGGCGCCGGGATCCACATCCTGGAGGGCTACGGACTCACCGAGTCCTCCGCAGCCTCCTTCGTGAACCCCGGCGAGGCCTACCGCACCGGCACCGTCGGCAAGCCGCTGCCCGGCACCGAGGTGCGCGTCGCCGACGACGGCGAGATCCTGCTGCGCGGCCCCGGCATCATGGAGGGCTACCACGGGCTGCCCGAGAAGACCGCCGAGGTCCTGGAGTCCGACGGCTGGTTCCACACCGGTGACATCGGCGAGCTGTCGCCCGACGGCTACCTGCGGATCACCGACCGCAAGAAGGACCTCATCAAGACCTCCAGCGGCAAGTACATCTCGCCCGCCGAGGTCGAGGGACAGTTCAAGGCGGTGTGCCCGTACGTCTCCAACATCCTGGTGCACGGCGCCGACCGGAACTACTGCACCGCCCTCATCGCCCTCGACGAGGTGGCCCTCGCGGCCTGGGCGCAGGAGAACGGCCTGGAGGGCAAGCCGTACGCGGAGATCGTCGCCGCGCCCGCCACGGTCGAGATGGTCGACGGCTACGTCAAGCAGCTCAACGAGGGCCTCCAACGCTGGCAGACCATCAAGAAGTTCCGCGTCCTGCCCCGCGACCTCGACATCGAACACGGCGAGATCACCCCGAGCCTGAAGCTGAAGCGCCCGGTGGTGGAGCGCGAGTACAAGCACCTGATCGACGAGATGTACGCGGGCGCCCGGGAGGCGTGA
- a CDS encoding restriction endonuclease subunit S, with protein sequence MTLGLSAAAGDGAEGASGELPAGWVRATVAELCDVNPRGFDEEPEDDELISQVPMAMVEAGTGRLDASMQVRYGDFKRKSLTRFQENDVLFAKITPCMENGKIVQAQALAGGRALGSTEFHVLRSRGAVLPEYLMHYLMQRSVRMVAEQHMSGAVGQRRVPRPYLESLEIPVPPLEEQLRIVAEVGRQVAHIEAGERAVSLAVERAVDLHASIADGAIEQLSDAPVVKLESVLREPLRNGVSAKATNSGAGIRTLTLTAVTRDDFSDQFTKITGADPKKAKNLWLEDQDIFIQRSNSAELVGTSAIYRGAENWAIYPDLLIRVRVQRDQSLPDYVALVLRTSRVLFYLRQNARGLSGSMPKIDQATIENVEFPLPSLPRQKEAIDLDSSLAV encoded by the coding sequence GTGACGCTGGGGCTGAGTGCGGCTGCGGGGGATGGGGCCGAGGGGGCTTCGGGGGAGCTTCCGGCGGGGTGGGTGCGGGCGACGGTTGCCGAGCTGTGTGACGTCAATCCTCGCGGCTTCGACGAGGAGCCCGAAGACGATGAGCTGATCTCTCAGGTCCCCATGGCAATGGTCGAGGCCGGGACGGGGCGCCTGGATGCCTCGATGCAGGTGCGGTACGGAGACTTCAAGAGGAAATCCCTGACTCGCTTCCAGGAGAACGATGTTCTCTTCGCGAAGATTACGCCGTGCATGGAGAACGGGAAGATTGTGCAGGCGCAGGCGCTGGCTGGTGGTCGAGCTCTCGGTAGCACCGAATTTCACGTTCTTCGCAGTCGGGGGGCCGTCCTTCCCGAATACTTGATGCACTATCTTATGCAGCGCTCGGTGCGAATGGTTGCTGAACAGCATATGTCTGGCGCTGTGGGTCAACGGCGTGTGCCTCGCCCCTACCTTGAATCGCTCGAGATCCCTGTGCCGCCTCTTGAGGAACAATTGCGGATCGTTGCCGAGGTCGGACGCCAGGTGGCCCACATAGAGGCTGGCGAGCGGGCTGTTTCGCTCGCGGTCGAGCGTGCGGTCGACCTCCACGCAAGTATCGCGGACGGTGCAATTGAGCAGCTTTCTGACGCCCCAGTGGTGAAGCTGGAGTCAGTGTTGCGTGAACCGCTGCGCAACGGTGTCTCGGCGAAGGCGACCAATAGTGGGGCTGGAATTCGCACCCTCACCCTGACCGCAGTCACCCGAGACGACTTCAGCGACCAGTTCACCAAGATTACCGGCGCAGATCCAAAGAAGGCGAAGAACCTCTGGCTGGAGGACCAGGATATTTTCATCCAGCGGTCGAACTCGGCCGAGTTGGTCGGGACGTCAGCTATCTACCGAGGGGCTGAAAACTGGGCGATCTATCCCGACCTCCTCATTCGCGTGCGGGTGCAGCGTGACCAGTCTTTGCCTGATTATGTAGCTTTGGTCTTGCGTACGAGCCGGGTCCTTTTCTATTTGCGCCAGAATGCCCGTGGGCTGTCAGGGTCGATGCCGAAGATTGATCAGGCGACGATCGAGAACGTGGAGTTTCCGTTGCCTTCCTTGCCGCGCCAGAAGGAAGCCATAGACCTCGATTCTTCACTTGCGGTGTGA
- a CDS encoding type I restriction-modification system subunit M translates to MSTTPAPVNSATSPRRSAGETTSTLVNRLWSYCELLRHSGVSTLDYVEQLTYLLFLKMADERAKRPARFRRNEPEEALVPEGLDWPSLTSRSAEDLLEHYEHILRELGRKGGTMLGEVFTKAQNKIHEPAVLDRLVKDLIDPHTWTRANQDLKGDAYEGLLQRGAEDRKTGAGQYFTPRPLIDAMVDCVQPKPGESVTDPACGTGGFLIAAHAHIAERYEDELYGDQARKLQTGAITGYELVRETARLALMNMLLHGIGTSEGRPLITVQDSLAKSPHKFYDIVLANPPFGVGSVTGEAYTARKDFWTQTTNKQLNFVQHIYTLLKTNGRAALVLPDNVLFEGGAGVEIRRRMLELTNVHTLLRLPTGIFYANGVKANVLFFDKVPPRPGGKPATKQLWVYDFRTDQSFTLKQRALRREHLDDFVAAFHSGGKDYSTRKPSECFQPYEYDELIARDKVNLDLTVLQSASASSAPLAPPDVIAQEIVDELESALAEFTAVAQALKKAVGTAAGPETDQVEGDPTNSTTTGTTEETDQER, encoded by the coding sequence ATGAGCACCACCCCCGCTCCAGTGAACAGCGCCACGTCTCCCCGCCGGTCCGCCGGAGAGACGACCTCGACACTCGTCAACCGGCTCTGGTCGTACTGCGAGCTGCTCCGGCACTCCGGCGTCTCCACCCTCGACTACGTCGAGCAGCTGACCTACCTCCTCTTCCTGAAGATGGCCGACGAGCGTGCCAAGCGCCCGGCGAGGTTTCGTAGGAATGAGCCCGAGGAGGCGCTCGTCCCCGAGGGCCTGGACTGGCCCAGCCTCACCAGCCGGTCGGCCGAGGACCTCTTGGAGCACTACGAGCACATTTTGCGGGAGCTCGGCCGCAAGGGCGGCACCATGCTCGGCGAGGTCTTCACCAAGGCGCAGAACAAGATCCACGAACCGGCCGTCCTGGACCGGCTGGTCAAGGACCTGATCGACCCCCACACCTGGACCCGCGCGAACCAGGACCTCAAGGGCGACGCCTACGAAGGCCTCCTCCAGCGCGGTGCCGAGGACCGCAAGACCGGAGCCGGCCAGTACTTCACCCCCCGCCCGCTCATCGACGCCATGGTCGACTGCGTGCAGCCCAAGCCCGGTGAGTCGGTCACCGACCCCGCCTGCGGCACCGGCGGCTTCCTCATCGCCGCGCACGCCCACATCGCCGAGCGCTACGAGGACGAGCTCTACGGCGACCAGGCCCGCAAGCTCCAGACGGGCGCCATCACCGGGTACGAACTGGTCCGGGAGACCGCCCGGCTGGCGCTGATGAACATGCTTCTGCATGGCATCGGCACCTCCGAGGGCCGCCCCCTCATCACGGTCCAGGACTCCCTTGCGAAGTCGCCCCACAAGTTCTACGACATCGTGCTCGCCAACCCGCCCTTCGGCGTGGGATCGGTGACCGGCGAGGCCTACACCGCCCGTAAGGACTTCTGGACGCAGACCACCAACAAGCAGCTCAACTTCGTCCAGCACATCTACACCCTGCTGAAGACGAACGGCCGGGCCGCGCTCGTCCTGCCGGACAACGTCCTGTTCGAGGGCGGCGCCGGTGTGGAGATCCGCCGCCGCATGCTGGAGCTCACCAATGTCCACACGCTGCTGCGGCTGCCCACCGGCATTTTCTATGCCAACGGCGTCAAGGCGAACGTCCTGTTCTTCGACAAGGTCCCGCCCCGTCCCGGCGGCAAGCCCGCCACCAAGCAGCTCTGGGTCTACGACTTCCGCACCGACCAGAGCTTCACCCTCAAGCAGCGCGCCCTGCGCCGCGAGCACCTCGACGACTTCGTCGCCGCCTTCCACTCCGGAGGCAAGGACTACTCGACCCGAAAGCCCAGTGAGTGCTTCCAGCCTTATGAGTACGATGAGTTGATCGCACGCGACAAGGTCAACCTCGACCTGACGGTTCTTCAGTCCGCCTCCGCTTCCTCCGCCCCGCTCGCGCCTCCGGACGTGATCGCTCAGGAGATCGTGGATGAACTGGAAAGCGCTCTGGCCGAGTTCACTGCCGTCGCCCAGGCCCTGAAGAAGGCCGTGGGCACGGCCGCCGGTCCCGAAACGGACCAGGTCGAGGGCGACCCCACGAACAGCACCACTACTGGCACCACCGAAGAGACAGACCAGGAGCGGTAG
- a CDS encoding DEAD/DEAH box helicase family protein, with amino-acid sequence MSADGAARTPDPGLAELARNSRNFGFLYDHLALLVAYGTAAEAYVFTDPNTSLIKSRQFGEALAADLVLRGRVQYAGSKQIERLAALDREGYLHGNVKNAFHEVRVLGNKASHDGYDDPDDAFRALRTCHRLGVWYYRLLTASRDQRTFVPPDPDRTPAAENRALRAQVAESRRALQEARLSYAGQASQAQAEQTARTAAEQELAAATAEREELARQVEAMRDRLAALQQTQSADDDRLLYARATSPAAASEAVAERARLLDNAEQAAREPLTEAQVRVRLDEMLTEAGWSVQDAGADLNLYVQGDRRGSGVAVREVTTATGRADYALYVERKLVGVIEAKREGADLTAAQEQADRYADHPTDAQQRLIAWRTPLPFRYVSDGGETRFRNALDPDSRTRRIFSFHQPRTLARWIRQAEQDPQAPSYRARLRYRMPDLDERPLRPAQIKAVREVEKSVALGKGQQGTGQSRSLVQMATGAGKTYTAVTFAYRMLKHAQAERVLFLVDRNNLGAQAQTEFENFVTPDTNRTFADLYNVQRLGAEGMNPSAKVVVSTVQRLYMELTGASVPPRPDSAEGEEDHSYDVAADISVGYHANIPPESFDLIVVDECHRSIYGKWRSVLEYFDAPIVGLTATPVAQTFGYFNGNLVSEYTYQEAVADGVNVDFQVYEILTRITGEGGAIARGIIPVRDRRTRRQRYEDFDEDVIYGAKEVGVGVISKDQLRTVIRTFRERLFSEIFPERAKRDRQTGELLWDEMYVPKTLIFAKNDNHAEEIVEVVRDVFGKGDDFCAKITHAARKPAERLSAFRNLPQLRIAVTVDMIATGTDVKPLECLLFLRDVNSWAYFEQMKGRGARTLSLTEFERVTPGVGPKTHFVIVDAVGVTRKEKVDAGPLEQHTEKDLNLEKLLRLTARGLVEDAHVSTLASRLAKLDLQMTDEERAEIETLSEGVPLKTVVHNMVKAVAVDEQAKIREAAERLGLDPDEAVRAAVVRALQPLASNPPLRKRLLEMRRAKDILYDETSRDALVSAGAVAEDESTARVTVRDWKVYVDEHRDEIAALSLAFAAGSQVPPREALRRLKDLARSVARPPRAWTADRLWRSYEKVGEAVTADRSGARTAVDLLALLRYELDGGAENGADRPRPHGEAVRERYAGWLARQEQAGVTFTDNERWWLDHIATATVKHVRFDTADLDYAPFIKRNGTDGFLAEFGETRAEEILDELDRELGA; translated from the coding sequence ATGAGTGCAGACGGCGCGGCACGGACGCCGGATCCCGGACTTGCCGAACTCGCCCGGAATTCCCGCAACTTCGGATTCCTGTACGACCATCTGGCGCTGCTCGTCGCCTACGGCACTGCGGCCGAGGCCTACGTCTTCACTGACCCGAACACCTCGCTCATCAAGTCCCGCCAGTTCGGCGAGGCCCTCGCCGCTGACCTCGTTCTCCGGGGCCGGGTCCAGTACGCGGGCAGCAAGCAGATCGAGCGGCTGGCGGCTCTGGACCGAGAGGGCTACCTGCACGGCAACGTGAAAAACGCCTTTCACGAGGTCCGAGTGCTGGGCAACAAGGCCAGTCACGACGGCTACGACGACCCCGACGACGCGTTCCGGGCGCTGCGGACCTGCCACCGCCTGGGCGTCTGGTACTACCGGCTGCTCACCGCCTCCCGGGACCAGCGGACCTTCGTCCCGCCGGACCCGGACCGCACGCCGGCCGCCGAGAACCGTGCGCTGCGCGCGCAGGTGGCCGAGTCGCGTCGTGCCCTTCAGGAGGCACGCCTCAGCTACGCGGGCCAGGCGAGCCAGGCGCAGGCCGAGCAAACCGCACGCACCGCCGCCGAGCAGGAGCTGGCCGCTGCCACCGCCGAGCGCGAGGAGCTGGCCCGCCAGGTCGAGGCCATGCGCGACCGGCTCGCGGCCCTCCAGCAGACACAGTCCGCCGACGACGACCGCCTGCTGTACGCACGGGCCACCAGCCCGGCTGCCGCATCCGAAGCAGTGGCCGAACGCGCCCGGCTGCTGGACAACGCAGAGCAGGCCGCCCGCGAGCCGCTCACCGAGGCCCAGGTGCGCGTACGCCTGGACGAGATGCTCACCGAGGCGGGCTGGAGCGTCCAGGACGCGGGCGCCGACCTCAACCTGTACGTGCAGGGCGACCGACGGGGCAGTGGCGTCGCCGTCCGTGAGGTGACCACCGCGACCGGCCGCGCCGACTATGCCCTGTACGTGGAGCGCAAACTGGTCGGCGTGATCGAGGCCAAGCGGGAGGGCGCCGACCTCACCGCCGCCCAGGAACAGGCCGACCGGTACGCGGACCACCCCACGGACGCACAACAGCGCCTGATCGCCTGGCGCACACCCCTCCCCTTCCGCTATGTCTCGGACGGCGGTGAGACCCGGTTCCGTAACGCCCTCGACCCGGATTCCCGCACCCGGCGCATCTTCTCCTTCCACCAGCCCCGCACCCTGGCCCGGTGGATCCGTCAGGCGGAGCAGGACCCGCAAGCCCCGTCCTACCGGGCCCGGTTGCGCTACCGGATGCCTGACCTCGACGAACGCCCGCTCCGTCCCGCCCAGATCAAGGCGGTGCGCGAGGTCGAGAAGTCCGTCGCGTTGGGCAAGGGTCAGCAGGGCACTGGTCAGTCACGCTCCCTGGTGCAGATGGCGACCGGAGCAGGCAAGACGTACACGGCCGTCACGTTCGCCTACCGGATGCTCAAGCACGCCCAGGCGGAGCGTGTGCTGTTCCTGGTGGACCGCAACAACCTGGGCGCCCAGGCGCAGACCGAGTTCGAGAACTTCGTCACCCCCGACACCAACCGCACCTTCGCCGACCTGTACAACGTGCAGCGCCTCGGTGCCGAGGGCATGAATCCGTCCGCGAAGGTCGTCGTCTCCACCGTGCAGCGCCTCTACATGGAGCTCACGGGCGCGAGCGTGCCCCCGCGACCGGACTCGGCGGAGGGCGAGGAGGACCACTCCTACGACGTGGCCGCGGACATCTCCGTCGGCTACCACGCGAACATCCCGCCGGAGTCCTTCGACCTGATCGTCGTCGACGAGTGCCACCGCTCCATCTATGGCAAGTGGCGTTCCGTCCTGGAGTACTTCGACGCGCCGATCGTCGGCCTGACCGCGACACCCGTCGCCCAGACCTTCGGCTACTTCAACGGCAACCTGGTCAGCGAGTACACCTACCAGGAGGCGGTCGCCGACGGCGTCAACGTCGACTTCCAGGTGTACGAGATCCTCACCCGGATAACGGGGGAGGGCGGCGCCATCGCCCGCGGCATCATCCCCGTCCGCGACCGGCGCACCCGGCGACAGCGCTACGAGGACTTCGACGAGGACGTCATCTACGGCGCCAAGGAAGTCGGCGTCGGCGTGATCAGCAAGGATCAGCTGCGCACGGTGATCCGCACCTTCCGGGAGCGCCTGTTCAGCGAGATCTTCCCCGAGCGCGCCAAACGCGACCGGCAGACCGGCGAACTGCTGTGGGACGAGATGTACGTCCCCAAGACGCTCATCTTCGCCAAGAACGACAACCACGCCGAGGAGATCGTCGAGGTCGTCCGGGACGTCTTCGGCAAGGGTGACGACTTCTGCGCGAAGATCACCCACGCGGCGAGGAAACCCGCCGAACGTCTCTCCGCCTTCCGTAACCTGCCGCAACTGCGCATCGCGGTCACCGTCGACATGATCGCGACGGGGACGGACGTCAAGCCGCTGGAGTGCCTGCTGTTCCTACGGGACGTCAACAGTTGGGCCTACTTCGAGCAGATGAAGGGCCGGGGCGCCCGAACCCTGTCGCTGACCGAGTTCGAGCGGGTCACGCCGGGCGTCGGCCCCAAGACGCACTTCGTGATCGTCGACGCGGTGGGGGTGACCCGCAAGGAGAAGGTGGACGCGGGTCCGCTGGAGCAGCACACGGAGAAGGACCTCAACCTCGAAAAGCTCCTGCGTCTCACCGCGCGGGGTCTCGTGGAGGACGCGCACGTCTCCACTTTGGCCTCGCGTCTCGCCAAGCTCGATCTCCAGATGACGGACGAGGAACGGGCGGAGATCGAGACCCTCAGCGAGGGCGTTCCGCTGAAGACCGTCGTGCACAACATGGTCAAGGCCGTCGCCGTCGACGAGCAGGCCAAGATCCGGGAAGCCGCGGAACGGCTCGGGCTCGACCCGGACGAGGCCGTCAGGGCTGCGGTGGTCCGTGCCCTGCAGCCACTGGCGTCCAACCCGCCGCTCCGCAAACGGCTGCTGGAGATGCGCCGCGCGAAGGACATCCTGTACGACGAGACCAGCCGCGACGCCCTTGTTTCCGCCGGCGCGGTCGCGGAGGACGAGTCGACGGCCCGGGTCACCGTCCGTGACTGGAAGGTGTACGTGGACGAGCACCGGGACGAGATCGCGGCGCTCTCCCTCGCCTTCGCCGCCGGATCACAGGTCCCGCCGCGCGAGGCATTGCGGCGCCTCAAGGACCTCGCGCGGTCCGTGGCCCGCCCGCCGCGCGCCTGGACGGCGGACCGGCTGTGGCGTTCCTACGAGAAGGTGGGCGAGGCCGTGACGGCCGACCGCTCCGGCGCCCGGACGGCGGTCGATCTGCTTGCCCTGCTCCGGTACGAACTCGATGGCGGCGCGGAGAACGGCGCGGACCGGCCACGCCCGCACGGGGAGGCGGTACGGGAGCGGTACGCGGGGTGGCTGGCGAGGCAGGAGCAGGCCGGTGTGACCTTCACCGACAACGAGCGCTGGTGGCTCGACCACATCGCCACCGCCACGGTCAAGCATGTACGCTTCGACACCGCCGACCTCGACTACGCCCCGTTCATCAAGCGGAACGGCACGGACGGCTTCCTCGCGGAGTTCGGCGAGACGAGGGCGGAAGAAATCCTCGACGAACTGGACAGGGAGCTGGGCGCGTGA
- a CDS encoding IS1380 family transposase: MQATEWDRRLVVRADGKNLVGHAGVVLLHRIADRVGLTRALAAALPRGVGPGWRDRGMALVQLACAIVLGARNVLQAEQLQQHWRPFFPRPVSDSTLWRTLEAIDGPVGARVERVRAVIRRGVWTLLALRPGGFPWISVCGRTLTNWYVLDLDATLVTCTSKKDGAAGTFKGGYGHHPLGAWLANTRECVTMLLRPGNAASNDVADHKTVLAAALRQLPLPLWSKLLVRIDGAAFSHGLLEHLQALTTSRRRVRWVTGWAINTADEAAIALLPADVWNDALRQDGEVHEIKGPDGQKVTYQVAELTGVRDLSGWPEGMRLIVRRVKPSRRDLKKLTAFEQRTGWRYQIVATNIPAHQGLSGVSGSGQVWFVDALYRDHAEVEDRVKAIKRIGLGLLPSKSWQLNAAWVLAATIAADLDAWTRLLLLHDEPELAAAEPETIRRRLYHLPARLTAHARRRTLHLDRTWPWAPAFATAWQRATQLPAHT; this comes from the coding sequence GTGCAGGCTACCGAATGGGATCGTCGGCTCGTTGTGCGGGCCGACGGCAAGAACCTGGTCGGGCATGCGGGCGTGGTGCTGCTGCACCGGATCGCGGACCGGGTCGGGCTGACCCGCGCCCTGGCCGCCGCGCTGCCCCGCGGCGTCGGGCCGGGGTGGCGGGATCGCGGGATGGCCCTGGTCCAGCTGGCCTGCGCGATCGTCCTCGGCGCGAGGAATGTCCTGCAGGCCGAGCAACTGCAGCAGCACTGGAGGCCGTTCTTCCCCCGTCCGGTCTCGGACAGCACCCTGTGGCGCACGCTGGAAGCCATCGACGGCCCTGTCGGAGCCCGGGTGGAGCGCGTGCGCGCCGTGATACGGCGTGGGGTGTGGACGCTGCTCGCCCTGCGGCCCGGTGGGTTCCCGTGGATCTCGGTATGCGGGCGCACGCTCACCAACTGGTACGTCCTGGATCTCGATGCCACCTTGGTGACCTGCACCAGCAAGAAGGACGGCGCGGCCGGCACGTTCAAGGGCGGCTACGGACATCACCCGCTGGGCGCCTGGCTGGCCAATACCCGCGAGTGCGTGACCATGCTGCTACGGCCGGGCAACGCGGCGTCCAACGACGTCGCCGACCACAAGACGGTGCTGGCCGCCGCGCTGCGGCAACTCCCGCTGCCGCTGTGGTCGAAGCTGCTGGTGAGGATCGACGGCGCGGCCTTCAGCCACGGCCTCCTTGAGCATCTGCAGGCGCTGACCACCAGCCGCCGCCGAGTGCGCTGGGTGACCGGCTGGGCCATCAATACCGCCGACGAGGCCGCGATCGCACTGCTGCCCGCGGACGTGTGGAACGACGCGCTGCGGCAGGACGGCGAGGTCCACGAGATCAAGGGCCCGGACGGACAGAAGGTCACCTACCAGGTCGCCGAGCTGACCGGGGTGCGCGACCTGAGCGGCTGGCCCGAGGGGATGCGGCTGATCGTGCGCCGGGTCAAGCCCTCGCGCCGCGATCTGAAGAAGCTGACCGCGTTCGAGCAGCGCACCGGCTGGCGTTACCAGATCGTCGCCACGAACATCCCCGCCCACCAGGGGCTTTCCGGGGTGTCCGGCTCCGGGCAGGTGTGGTTCGTCGATGCTCTCTACCGTGATCATGCCGAGGTCGAGGATCGTGTCAAGGCGATCAAGCGGATCGGCCTCGGGCTGCTGCCCTCGAAGTCCTGGCAGCTGAACGCCGCCTGGGTGCTGGCTGCCACTATCGCCGCGGACCTCGACGCATGGACCAGGCTCCTTCTCCTGCATGACGAGCCCGAACTCGCCGCCGCCGAACCGGAGACGATCCGCAGGAGGCTCTACCACCTGCCCGCCCGGCTCACCGCCCACGCACGCAGACGCACCCTCCACCTCGACCGCACCTGGCCCTGGGCGCCGGCGTTCGCCACCGCCTGGCAGCGGGCCACCCAGCTTCCGGCCCACACCTGA